In Pseudomonadota bacterium, the following proteins share a genomic window:
- a CDS encoding ATP-binding protein: MSIRRIARWRSGCALTLSLLALAVSSGAASAQEGPRRDAVALTIGVPVLGVPLAYRDENGEPAGVLIDYWRLAQRELGPLRISLCAAPGDCLADLEAGALDLAGPMAVAGASQAVTYTAPVLSLPVAGASRTDRGRDARLLTGARVGLVRGQGADGPGPIAGGRAGCLAEDDCAALARWSPASVLTVSASAASLDAALGSDVDVLVGAQPHLAAVLGDAPRVQMTELWRRWLYVAARTGDQDRLQNVEEILLGLSPAMLNESPGFAKAFGGVEALALPMDVPELSDEEKRFLDRHPALHLGAAVWEPLTVLEDDYATGLAIDSVRYHLKRLGVRAVFDVRDWPTVRAMADGRQLDGLGYVVSSRNLEDGQYALTHSVVEAPFVAALGPSAPFVGSVEEIVSLPAVMQRQYEAFLPVVRAAYPGLDLQLAATPREAVDALLEGRAQVWLDFLPIVRYSLAQFGVEQAGDVRTINLDLFERMSTALDPALTPMATLMNRSIDSAPVGLAAVQSRWLELTVEPEVGGRHRATDVALTLLTLALGGGCVLLLRQRMLQRARLQASEAALRRAQLLSGVGSLEVPPPYNRVLLTGDTGHLLGLPRDLAEQALDAHLALFEQEDATRLDQALESAWRAGYGNTVALTARDQRRFLYELAPPQSTQQQTASVLITLRDVTEQTKREERERALEHEVMERQKLDAVGRLAASIAHDFNNVLSVVLGSAELALRDVPEGHPAHKPIQQVLTAGLRSRELIGQMLNSVRPPARERQRVSLRAVVSDTLGLLSHGIPATVTPAIDLGDASLFVDGNDVQLRQVVGNLIRNAVDAMPQGGQLGVALSHEETSLGPRARLRVADTGVGMSEETLANCFEFFYTTRTEGTGLGLAIVRSLVTAHRGRVEVRSTVGEGTAFDVWLPLADEQEDPPPKGKAAPLQLVSEASAQVAPQDPDLPPGPAAQAGNLGSNPPHLLLVDDEREMLSAVSSGLRARGFRVTPVVGADAALAAVDRHRMLYDVVLTDLTMSGMSGVDLARELKRREPRLPVVLLAAGSEDPNALTGSRHIDRVLDKRISNDDLSGVLGELVYGYAAS, translated from the coding sequence ATGTCGATTCGGCGAATCGCTCGCTGGCGTAGCGGGTGTGCACTCACCCTTTCCTTGCTTGCCCTCGCCGTCAGCAGCGGCGCGGCGAGCGCGCAGGAGGGCCCGAGGCGCGACGCAGTCGCGCTCACTATCGGCGTGCCCGTGCTCGGGGTGCCGCTCGCCTATCGCGACGAGAACGGTGAGCCCGCGGGCGTACTGATCGACTATTGGCGCTTGGCGCAGCGTGAGCTCGGTCCCCTGCGCATCTCCCTGTGTGCAGCGCCCGGCGATTGCCTGGCCGATCTCGAGGCCGGCGCGCTCGACCTGGCCGGCCCCATGGCCGTCGCCGGCGCCTCGCAAGCGGTGACCTACACCGCGCCCGTGCTGAGTCTCCCGGTTGCGGGCGCCTCGCGCACCGATCGCGGCCGTGACGCGCGATTGTTGACCGGCGCCCGGGTCGGGTTGGTGCGGGGTCAGGGCGCCGATGGGCCGGGACCCATCGCGGGTGGACGAGCGGGGTGCTTGGCGGAGGATGATTGCGCGGCCCTCGCCCGGTGGTCGCCGGCCTCGGTGCTCACCGTGAGCGCGAGCGCGGCCTCGCTCGACGCGGCGTTGGGCAGTGACGTGGACGTGCTCGTAGGCGCCCAGCCTCACCTTGCAGCTGTCCTAGGTGATGCACCACGTGTGCAGATGACCGAGCTGTGGCGGCGATGGCTGTATGTCGCGGCGAGGACGGGTGATCAAGATCGCCTGCAGAACGTCGAGGAGATCCTCCTCGGGCTGTCGCCCGCCATGCTCAACGAGAGTCCGGGGTTTGCGAAGGCCTTCGGTGGCGTCGAGGCGCTGGCGCTGCCGATGGATGTGCCCGAACTCAGCGACGAGGAAAAGCGCTTTTTGGATCGCCACCCTGCGCTGCACCTCGGTGCGGCGGTCTGGGAGCCGCTCACGGTGCTCGAGGACGACTACGCCACGGGCCTCGCGATCGACAGCGTGCGCTACCACTTGAAGCGCCTCGGCGTGCGGGCCGTCTTCGATGTGCGGGATTGGCCGACGGTGCGGGCGATGGCCGATGGGCGCCAGCTCGACGGCTTGGGCTACGTCGTCTCCAGCCGCAACCTCGAGGATGGGCAGTACGCCTTGACCCACTCCGTGGTCGAGGCGCCCTTCGTGGCAGCCCTCGGCCCCTCGGCGCCCTTCGTGGGATCGGTGGAGGAGATCGTCTCCCTGCCCGCCGTGATGCAGCGTCAGTACGAGGCCTTTCTTCCGGTGGTGCGGGCGGCCTACCCGGGGCTCGATCTGCAGCTGGCGGCGACTCCGCGCGAGGCGGTGGACGCGCTGCTCGAGGGGCGGGCTCAGGTGTGGCTCGATTTCCTCCCGATCGTGCGCTACTCGCTGGCGCAGTTCGGCGTCGAGCAAGCGGGGGACGTGCGCACCATCAACCTGGATCTGTTCGAGCGCATGTCGACGGCCCTCGACCCTGCCCTCACGCCCATGGCGACCCTGATGAACCGCTCGATCGATAGCGCGCCCGTGGGGCTGGCCGCGGTGCAGAGCCGGTGGCTCGAGCTGACCGTGGAACCTGAGGTAGGCGGGCGTCATCGGGCCACCGACGTCGCCCTCACCCTACTGACCCTCGCGCTTGGGGGCGGCTGCGTGCTCCTCCTGCGCCAGCGCATGCTGCAACGGGCGCGCTTGCAGGCGAGCGAGGCGGCTCTGCGGCGGGCGCAGTTGCTCTCGGGGGTCGGCAGCCTGGAGGTGCCCCCGCCCTACAACCGCGTGCTCCTGACGGGCGACACGGGTCACCTGCTCGGCCTGCCACGAGACCTGGCGGAACAAGCGCTGGATGCGCACCTGGCCCTGTTCGAGCAGGAGGATGCGACCCGCTTGGATCAGGCCCTGGAATCGGCCTGGCGCGCCGGTTATGGCAATACGGTGGCGCTCACGGCGCGCGACCAGCGCCGCTTTCTCTACGAGTTGGCGCCGCCCCAGTCGACGCAGCAGCAGACCGCCTCGGTGCTCATCACCCTGCGCGACGTCACCGAGCAGACCAAGCGCGAAGAGCGCGAGCGCGCCCTCGAACACGAGGTTATGGAGCGCCAGAAGCTCGACGCGGTGGGGCGCCTTGCCGCCAGCATCGCCCACGACTTCAACAACGTGCTGAGTGTGGTGCTCGGCAGCGCGGAACTGGCGCTGCGCGACGTGCCCGAGGGGCATCCCGCGCACAAGCCGATCCAACAGGTGCTCACGGCGGGCCTGCGCTCGCGCGAGCTGATCGGACAGATGCTCAACTCCGTGCGACCGCCGGCGCGGGAGCGACAGCGCGTGTCCCTGCGGGCGGTGGTCTCGGACACGCTCGGCCTCCTGAGCCACGGCATCCCGGCCACCGTGACGCCCGCGATCGACCTCGGTGACGCGTCGCTGTTCGTGGACGGCAACGACGTGCAGCTGCGCCAGGTGGTGGGCAATCTCATCCGCAACGCCGTCGACGCGATGCCGCAGGGCGGCCAACTCGGGGTGGCGCTGAGCCACGAGGAGACGTCCCTGGGGCCGCGAGCGCGCCTGCGGGTAGCCGACACGGGCGTCGGCATGAGCGAGGAGACGCTGGCCAACTGCTTCGAGTTCTTCTACACCACGCGGACTGAGGGCACGGGGCTGGGCCTCGCCATCGTGCGCAGCCTGGTGACTGCGCACCGCGGGCGGGTGGAGGTGCGCTCCACGGTGGGTGAGGGGACCGCCTTCGATGTGTGGTTGCCCCTGGCTGACGAGCAGGAGGATCCGCCGCCCAAGGGCAAGGCGGCGCCCCTGCAACTCGTCTCTGAGGCCTCCGCTCAGGTGGCACCCCAAGATCCTGACCTGCCGCCGGGGCCGGCGGCGCAGGCGGGCAACCTCGGCAGCAATCCGCCGCACCTCCTGTTGGTGGACGACGAGCGCGAGATGCTGAGCGCGGTCTCCAGCGGCTTGCGCGCCCGGGGCTTTCGGGTCACGCCCGTGGTCGGCGCGGACGCCGCCCTGGCCGCCGTCGACCGTCATCGCATGTTGTACGACGTCGTGCTCACCGATCTGACCATGTCCGGGATGTCGGGGGTGGATCTCGCGCGGGAGTTGAAGCGCCGCGAGCCGCGCCTGCCCGTGGTACTGCTCGCCGCGGGCTCGGAGGATCCCAACGCCCTCACGGGCTCGCGCCACATCGACCGGGTGCTGGACAAGCGAATCAGCAATGACGACCTCTCCGGCGTGCTCGGCGAGTTGGTCTACGGCTACGCTGCCTCCTGA
- a CDS encoding nitrilase-related carbon-nitrogen hydrolase encodes MYYAAACQTDFPSPTHRREIVERTNRQCEIITQTLSGYEPFFDVRLFAFPEFSHAAPAYERAEDLHAHLALPIPNEHTDRYERLCREHGCYLQTGTFLECDDDWPGLVFNTTVLIGPDGILSRYRKVNPWLPWEVHTSPHDLLPDYPLDPFPVVETELGRLGAAICYDWLFPETIRELSFRGAEVLIRVSAYMDPWGTAQPMDWWTLINRTRALENTAYVVAANQGASLRHYPPFSWPGGSMVVDYDGRILAQAEAGGGERVVVAPINIEMLREERARRAGHDMRSHLRSEVHGYLRTPHLAPGGRGVPQTDEIEARIRAAKATLGATPAEKSR; translated from the coding sequence ATGTATTACGCCGCCGCCTGCCAGACCGATTTCCCCAGTCCGACCCATCGCCGGGAGATCGTCGAACGAACGAATCGTCAGTGCGAGATCATCACCCAGACCCTGAGCGGCTACGAGCCGTTCTTCGACGTGCGTCTGTTCGCCTTTCCGGAGTTCTCCCACGCAGCGCCGGCGTACGAGCGCGCGGAAGATCTTCACGCTCATCTCGCGCTGCCGATTCCGAACGAACACACGGATCGCTACGAGCGCCTGTGCCGCGAACACGGCTGCTACCTGCAGACGGGCACCTTCCTGGAGTGCGATGACGACTGGCCGGGCTTGGTCTTCAACACCACGGTCCTGATCGGTCCCGACGGCATCCTCTCGCGCTACCGCAAGGTCAATCCCTGGTTGCCGTGGGAGGTGCACACGAGCCCCCACGATCTACTGCCCGACTATCCCCTCGATCCGTTTCCTGTGGTGGAGACGGAGCTCGGCCGCCTGGGCGCGGCGATCTGCTACGACTGGCTGTTTCCCGAGACCATCCGCGAGCTGTCCTTTCGCGGTGCTGAAGTGCTGATCCGCGTATCGGCCTACATGGACCCTTGGGGCACGGCGCAGCCCATGGACTGGTGGACCCTGATCAACCGCACCCGCGCCCTCGAGAACACGGCCTACGTGGTGGCGGCTAATCAAGGTGCTAGCCTGCGCCACTACCCACCCTTCTCCTGGCCGGGCGGCAGCATGGTGGTGGACTACGACGGTCGAATCCTGGCGCAGGCCGAGGCCGGCGGCGGCGAGCGGGTGGTCGTGGCGCCGATCAACATCGAGATGTTGCGCGAGGAGCGGGCTCGGCGCGCCGGCCACGACATGCGCAGTCACCTGCGCAGCGAAGTGCACGGCTACCTGCGCACGCCTCACCTCGCGCCCGGCGGTCGTGGCGTGCCCCAAACTGATGAGATCGAGGCGCGGATCCGCGCCGCCAAGGCCACCCTGGGCGCCACGCCAGCGGAGAAATCGCGATGA